Within Homo sapiens chromosome 2, GRCh38.p14 Primary Assembly, the genomic segment GGCAGCGGCGAGGAAGCGGAACTCTCTGCGGCTCCCTCTCCGCAGTGCGCCGGCAAGGTCCAGGTCCCAGCCTCCCCACCGCCGCCCGCGCCCTCCTAGGCCTCGGAGCGGCGCCTTTCTGCGGCCTCGAAGGTGGGGTGGGAAAGTTTGGGGAGTCCCGGCTCTCACAGCCTGTCGTGAGAACTGCCCCCGGGGAATTCGTCCGCCGTACGGAAAAACTGGCCGGAGCAGAGTCGTCCGCGGTTCCGCGGTCGCGGGTGGAAGGTGAAGGTCGAGGGAGGTCAGGCTGCTTCTGCGTGTCCTGACGGCTGGCGTGTTCTCTTGAGATGGGCTCGGGCTACTTGGCCAGCTTCAATTTAAGCCACAGTGTCTCCGAGGCCCTGACCTGGTCCGGCCCGCCGACACTTGAGCCCCCAGAGCCTCAGAGAAGGCGAGGGGGTGGATCTCCCAGTGCCGAGGCCCGCCGTCCTGGTCCAAGCCGGTCGCGGCACCGTGTCTGGGCACTGGAGCTGCTTCCAGCCCCGCGAACAGCTGGAGGGTGGCAGTGGGACCGCTCCGGCGGCTTCTCCCGCGCAGTGCCCCGCCTGGCCCCTTGTGAAGGGAGTGAGCGTCCCCTTTCCAGAGCTGTCCCCCGTGACATCCAGAAAACGCGAAACCTCAGGAACAAGGTCGCAGCTTCAGACCGCGGCCCAGGAGGCCGATGGTGGGTGAGTGGGAGAGTCCCGGAGAGCAGGGGGGCAGAGAGCTGGTTTTCGGGAAAACCAATGTGTTGGACCCCAAACATCCACCCTCCGCTCGGATCCAAGTTCTCTGAGAACTGAAACGACATCCCGGGACGAATGGGAGAGTTAGGCTGAGCTACACACCGGGGAGGGGAGGGTTGGAGTTTAGCCCCAAGCCCTTCGGACGCCTTCTTCGGCTCCCGCGTGGGTTGAGACGGCGGCACGGCCACCAGACTCAGCTAAAGGGCGGAGTCGCGAGGAGAAGCCAGTGGCGAGGGGAGGAGGAGGCCTGGATCTCCCCGCGAAGGCTCCAGTCCGGCTTTTGCCTCCGACTGCGGGCTCCCTCCCCACCCGCCGTCcctcgccccgccccgccccgccccccacctTGGGGCAGGTGAGCGGCGGCCAATGGGCGAGCGCGGGGCAGGTGCCCGCTAACTCGCGCCTCGCAGCGCTGGGCGGCCGGGGCTGGGCAGGGCAGTGCGGGGACACCGGGGGCTGGGGTCGGTCCCAGCGGGACTCCGAAAGGAGGGAGACGAGCTCAACCCTCGGGCCTTACTGGCAGCTCGCAGCCTAGCACGGAGCCCGCGCCTGTGCGGGCGCCTGGAGCTGCCCGCTCCGCCGCAgcagccgccgcgcctggccgtACGCTGTGGCCGGACCCCGCGGTCGCTCGCTCACACACCCCTCGCCGCTCCGCGCCTGGCTCGCCCGCGGGGGCCGAGCGCGAGCGGGCGGGCGGGGGAGGTGAGGGGTGCGGGCGGGTGTGCATGTGCCTGGCTGGGTGCACACCCCGCAAGGCGGCGGCGCCAGGACGCGGAGCGCTCCCCAGAGCCCGGCTGCCTCGCACAGCTCCCGCGGCTGCGACCATGTTCCAGCCCGCGGCCAAGCGCGGCTTTACCATAGAGTCCTTGGTGGCCAAGGACGGCGGCACCGGCGGGGGCACTGGCGGCGGGGGCGCGGGCTCCCATCTCCTGGCGGCGGCCGCCTCCGAGGAACCGCTCCGGCCCACGGCGCTCAACTACCCTCACCCCAGCGCGGCCGAGGCGGCCTTCGTGAGTGGCTTCCCTGCCGCGGCCGCCGCGGGCGCGGGCCGCTCGCTCTACGGTGGGCCCGAGCTCGTGTTCCCCGAGGCCATGAACCACCCCGCGCTGACCGTGCATCCGGCGCACCAGCTGGGCGCCTCCCCGCTGCAGCCCCCGCACTCCTTCTTCGGCGCCCAGCACCGGGACCCTCTCCATTTCTACCCCTGGGTCCTGCGGAACCGCTTCTTCGGCCACCGCTTCCAGGGTGAGTGTCCACGCTGTGCCCGCCGAGGCGGCCGGCCGGCGCCCGTGCTGCGGCGATGCGGGGGAGGCTCGGGGGCGCGCGGGGCTGTTTAGAAGTTACTGCCGGGAAGGCTGCAGGTCCGCGGAGGTAGATTCCCAGGCAGGGAAGAGCTGTGCGGCATCCACCCGCGCCTTCGCCGCGTAGGTCTCCCTCCCAGGAAAGCAGGTGGAGACCTCCAGGCTTTTCTAGAAAATATACCAGTTCGGACGCAAGCCCAGGCGCGTCCTCGGAGCCTGTGCTGGCCCTCGCCACAGCCTGCCCAATTCTCTCTCCCAGCTGAGCCAGTCTCAGACCAGAGTACAACTCCTCCCGCTCTCCCTCCGCCCGGCTTAACCTCGCACCACGCTTCTCTCGCAAGTCCACCACCACCTCCGAGACCTCAGCCTTCGCTGGCGCGTCCGGGCGGGGGAAAGTCCATTCGCGTGCCCCAGCTCTGGGGGAAGCAAGGGCAGCAGGGAGGGCGAATCGGAGAGTTAATGTTCAGTGTGGAGGGCCTGGCTGTCTTGGGATGTTTCTCGGCAACCTTGGCCCGACTTCTCCAAGTCACACGTGCCTCTCCTACCCAAGGTGGGGAAGGTTTGCAGTAAGCAAACTGGCTTCCGCCGTTGCTCGCCGCCTTCGGGAGGGAGCCCACCCGGCTGCTGGAATACCGAGGACAGTTTTCCCGGGCAGGGGGCGGGGGCAGAGGGCTTTTAAGGTCGTAGCCAGTCCGAACCCCGGAGTTTGCATCCAGCAATCGGCTTGCTAATAAAGATCCTCCACTggccctacacacacacacacacacacacacacacacacacacacgtttcaATTATTTGTCTTTCCCGGAGAAAAGAGAGTTGCATTTGTTGGAGTTCGTTTTCTTCCTTGAAATTTGttggagtttgtttttttcttttctttttttttaaattttattttaaagagtggCCTTGATTTGTACAGGCATCACTTtagtttccagttttattttgttaGTGTAGACCAGACCACAGCCTTGTGAGAAGGGTCTATGGCTCAGAGCTAGGTAACCCGGCTTTTAGAGAAACAAATGAAAGGGACATGGCTGGAGCTTCGGCTCCAGGAGCTAATGTGACGGTCTGTAGTCTAGGTCTACAGTCAATTAGATGTTTGGCACAGTTGtttagataataaaatgaaaattatctctTGACACTTTGACTTTCACAGAAAACCGCTTTCCCAGGTCCCGATTTGTCAGGCAATTTTTTCAGTCCCACCTGGCCAATAGATGCTGACCTGGCAGATACCACAAAACCAGAGAATGTAATTACTAGAATAAGAATTGTTGTGGGTAGCCTTGCctcctctttgaagatttcaaaGACTTGCCCAAATCCAAATccgaaaaaacaaaaatgctacaATGTCATCTGCCTTGGGCAAGAGTTTCtgccacttaaaaataaatgtttactgataaCATGAGGATATCTTTAAAATTGAGCAATCTACCCTGGTCCTCCGTGGGCTCGATCCGAAGCCTGGGTCTCGAAACCTGGCGCCCAGGGGCCGAGTTGTAGTTGGGGCGGTGTGTGAGCCCGCGGGCCGCCGCGGCCGAGGGGCTGGCGGGTTGGAGGCTTGTGGAGGGATAGGGGCTCGGAGGAGAGGGCGGGGTCGTTCCTAAGTCCTGTGGCCTCCAGCCGTTCAGCTTGTCCGGAGTCGGCATCCTGGGCCGCACCCTCGGCTTCGAATCCAGCCCCTGACGCCCTCCGCACCGCGGTTCCTGCCTCCGGGCGCCGAGGGCCGGGGGCGCCTGGAGAGAAATCCAGCTCCGGCTCTGAGCGTCTCCAGTCAGGCGAGGCGGATAAATCCTTCGCAAAACCCTCTTGGAAATTGCCGCCGCTTCCTGAGCCATCAGTCCCAGCGGGTACGTTATCGAGTAGCACAAACAGTTGGATTTTTCCCTCAAGAACCGAGTCTGGACGCGGAGATGGAGCCAAGTGTGGCTGCATTTTCGGACCCGGAAATCCGTTGGGCACTGAAGGACTTTTCGAACCCTGTAGCGCTGTTGCTTCGCGGTCCATCGTCGCCGCTGCAGACGGATGCGCTCCCCGGCGGCTCTACGCCCTCCAGTCCCGGCCAGGCCTCTGGGCTGGGAGCCGAGCCGTCTCGGGCCCTCCGGCGCCGCGTTTTCTAGAGAACCGGGTCTCAGCGATGCTCATTTCAGCCCCGTCTTAATGCAACAAACGAAACCCCACACGAACGAAAAGGAACATGTCTGCGCTCTCTGCGCAGCGCTTGGGCGGCGCGGTCCCGGCGCGCGGGGAAGCGGCGTCTCCGCTAACCGAGGCGCTGGAAGGGGAAAAGCGAATGCGGAATCGTCCAGGACTCCGAAGGTCGGGGCCGCTCGCGAGCACCGAAGGGGAGGAGCCGACGAAGACCAGGAGTGGGCCGCATTTCGGTACTGTTTCCCCGAGATCAGGAACTTTCCGGGTCTAGGAGCAACGCCTGGAGGGGGCTGTAGAGACCCAGCCCCCCGGGACCCGCAACTACAATGGGCCGGAGCTTCTAAGGTCGCCTTTGTTCTGGCAGGAGGACGGGGAATGAGGTTATCTCCGCCGCCtgtcctgcctctccctctcctagCCCTAGGGCCCTCCGCCCAGCCGTCCGGCCCTGAGCCCCTGGCCGGCGGCGGCCTCTCCAGCGAAGACTGCGGCTCGAAGACTGCAGCTCGGACCCCGGGTGCTTCGGATCCCTAGCTCCCACCTCCAGCTCCCTCATTCCTGGGAATCTCTTGTGCTAGTTCCCAGCCATTGCCTTGAAGGGGCCCTAAAAGAGTGGCTGTAGAAAAATCGGAGGGGTAGGGAAGCAGGGAGGAGAGGGGTATTCATTTCCCTAGCTCCAGGGACGGCTATACCAGTCCCTTTCCACTTTGCTAACTGTCCTAGTCCGAAACTGACAGCCCGTTCTCACAGCCCAGAATTACTGCGTCCAAACAGGCCGCACCCTAGACCCAAGTTTGTTCTGCCCTTGTGGTCCAGGCAAGGGAAACTGAACCCCTGGTAGGGGTGGTTCAGGCCTCCTTCCCACAGGTCGGGGGGCGGGGCGGTACAGGTACCTGTGCACCTAAGGCATCACCCTTGTCTTTGCAGAAACATGTAGCAATTGATCTGTTTCTCAGGATGTTTGGTGTTGTACTAAACATCCTCTTTCTAACAGGGAAACGTCCTTATTCTTTTGGAATCAAATAACCTGTCATCACTTAGCATCTTGACTCATCCTGCAGTCTCCTGCTTCTCTGTGATAGGGTTAGAAGGACCCCTGTATTTTTGCACATGCATGTGAATATACCCTTTAGGACACATGCTGTCTACCACAACTGGACATGACAATGACCTGGGGCCATTTTCTCAGTAAGGTAGACCCAAAGCAACCTAGCATCCCCCTAAAATAACCAGACTTGAGGCAAAGGGGCATGTATGTTGGTACAGAAGCTTGTTGCCTTCATCCTCTCATCTGGGTTTATAAAGACAAACACAGAGCACTCCACCACACAGGTGACTGACATATACCACATAATTACAAAATAATCACTAAGTCAGAGACACTGGGGCAGACTGCAGACCTGCTTCCTCAGCCCCACACTGCCCTTCACACCTCTGCCTCCTATTCATACACACTTACGGGGCTTTCCACACTGCAGCCTCACTTCTGACCAACCTGGGCCAGCCCAGCATCTGAGGCCAAACCCTGCCAATGCTGGGATGAGCTaggctttctctctccctctctggttCATTTGTCCAGAGGAAACCACTGTTGGGACTTCACCCAGGTTCATAACAATGTTGTTTTTTGAAGCAAGTTATTAACATTAACAAGAAGCATTTGCTTTCCACCCACCTTTCCCTGGCCTACCTCActggccccaccccagagacTTTAATCTTCCTTATTCCCCACCTGGAGCAGGCTCCATATTTTTCTGCCCTTTACTCATCTCTGCCAGACCACCTCCCCTGACCATCTGTCTATTCCACTATCCCAAGTCAAACTTCTCTTCAGTCGGACCTGAGGGCCCTAGATCTGCGCCACTTGAATAATCAAATGGGGTGTCCCTCACCCATCTCCCTGTGATGTGGTCCCACCATTTTTGTGGCTGCACAGATCCAACCAGTTGAAATTGATAAGGTGACTGGAGATTATTGACTGACCCCTTCCAGGCACTAGCCCCGCAATCCTAGCAACTCTGTTCCACAGAAAACTCCAGCAAAAACTTGGCTTCTTTAGGTAACCAAAGCCCAGAGACTTGGAGGAAGTAAGGTCAGGGAGTTTCCACCAACAGAGGGACAAGAACAGTTACCTGGAGAGTTTTAGCTACAGCATCTCAATTATCTGCTTTTGATTCACTTACATAGATGTTTCCAGAGATGGGAGATGTTAACTGAATTATCCAGGTGATTGTCTTAGAGCAAAGCAACAGGTCAAATCAAGTCCAACCAGTAGCCATCTCTGAAGAAATTAATTGGATCAGTCAATCCCAACAGCTAATTCTGTCAAAATAATCCATCTAGGGTTCCGTGTTTTTGGTGCATCAGGAGGCTGTTATGTGCCCTTACATGAGAATCCATGGGTGATTTTGTCAGGGCCTGTTATGAGTCTGTTAGCATGTGCAACCAAGCCAGAGATTGTGTGAGGGCCTAGTGGGGTGTTCATTGAGACAGGCGCTGTGGGTAGAGGCTTGTTTTGGCATTGATAGTTTCTGACCCCATCTCCCCTACCCCAGCTTCATCCAGTCCAGTGTTATCCCTTCCTCCTGCATGTGGGAGCTGAGTCCCTATGCTGGCCAACATTTGCTAAGGGACAGTCACACTCTAAAAATCCTATACAGTAGATAGGAAAAAAGACAGTAGGGAGGCTGGAACATATATTTACACACGCCCATGCAGAAAccaatatatctatatctatatatattagaGAGAAAGATGACATCTAGATATTTATACACATGTTTCTTTAGCAAGGGACTATTCAGGGATGAAGCAGGGATGAAGCTTTTCCCACCAGACAGTACTTGGAGTCTCCAGTGTGTGTGTTGGGATAGGGGGTTGGGGGCTTACCCTAGAGGCTGGGTCTCTGGACCGCCAAGGCCTGGGGGAGAGAGaggtggagaaaggggaagaaggagCCTGACTTTCCACTTCCAGGTGCTGCCTGGACCACTGACCTAGCCACTGGCCTATTTATACCCCCTGCAAGACAGAGCTAGAGCGTGCTGGCAGGAGTTTTTAATGAGTTAGTAGCCTGAGCATTCAGCCGCAAGACTAGTGCAAGCAGGTGTGAAGGGATTGCTCCTTGTGTACCTTCTAGTTCTTGAATCTGTGTTTGGCAAAGGTGTGCCTAGCACCCCGCTGCTCCCCTTATCACGTTCCTgacccccagccctgcctctacCCTGGGTCCTCTTGGAGGGAGATGCTTTGCGACCAGTTAACTGAAAGCAAATCGTTGGGGCTGGCGGCCAGGGCAGCGCCCCTGGGAAAGGGCGGAGAAAGAGCGCCATGGACTTTTCTTCCCCACCCCTTGGCCTCTTCCGCTGCCCCAGGCATTGTGAATGTGGGTCCACGCCTCGTCCGGCCTGCCCCATCTCTTGGCTTAACAGAGGGATCTGGAGAGCTGTTATTCCCCGCGTTCCCCCGCGGAGTGGCTCTCGAGTGCGGGGAGGTGTTGCGGAGGGGAGTGGACTTAGGGAAGGGGCGGCAAAAGGGCAAAGGGAGAAAtggcgtgtgtgtgcgtgtcaaGGAATGGAGAGGGCAGGGCGCTTGGGAGCAGGGCGCGAGGCCAGGCTCTGTTGGGCCCCGGCTCACGGCGCCCCTTCTCTCTGTCTGTACCTGCGTGTGTTGCCGTCGGCGGCGGGGCCGCAGCCAGCGACGTGCCCCAGGACGGGCTGCTTCTGCACGGCCCCTTCGCACGCAAGCCCAAGCGGATCCGCACGGCCTTCTCGCCCTCGCAGCTGCTGCGGCTGGAGCGCGCCTTCGAGAAGAACCACTACGTGGTGGGCGCCGAGCGGAAGCAGCTGGCCGGCAGTCTCAGCCTCTCCGAGACGCAGGTAATCACCCCCGGTCGCGGCCTGCCCTGCGCCCGGAGCCCGGGTGGAGGTGAGGGTGCGCGGGTGCAGGAGAGGCCCTGAGCccgccccagcccagccctgctggGTTCCAAAAGGCCCCCATTCCCCGCGGCGCTGCGGTCAAGCCCGTCTTTAGAGCCTCTTCCTCGAGACTGCGTGCAGCCTGCTGAGCCCGCAGGACTTTTGTCAAGCGCTAAAGACCTAGCAGGAGGCAGAGTAAATGCAAACTGTATCCCGAGCCCGGCTCCCAAAGCTCCTCACGGGGGGACCAGGTTCCCTGGAGGAAGCGGGTCGCCTCGGGAGCGGGCAGCGCAGGCAGCACCGAGGCCACTGGAGCTGGCTCCAGCCCTGGCATTCCTGCAGCCCTTTTCCCGCCACTGTGTCGGGGCGCTCATAGTCCTGCGGGGAGCCGGTCCGCACTGGCTTTGCTGCTGTTCCTGGGCAAAACTGGCGGGGCCTTGGCTGCCCACCAGCCAGGAGCGTCTGGGGAGAAAGCCCAGGTGTCCTCAGACTACCAACAGAGGGGCTTAACCAGGGAGGGGCCAGCCCCTGCTTGGGGCCCGAGGGTTGCTCTGATCCGGCCCAGGCCGGCTGATAGGGCTGTGGAAGCCACGGTGTGCGCGCGCAGAGCATCTGAGTGGCCTGGGCCTGGTGGGAAATAGACCCCGGGTACTCAGGTGCTTCTCTGAATCACTGGAAAGGCTGTCGAATGGGAGAAGGAATAAACTCCAACGGCGCCTGGGCTTGAACTGAGTGAAATTAACAATTACCGTGTAGTGTTTTTGTAACTGATCGttaatttaagggaaaaaattaaagaattagatGAAAGTTATAGGGAGGTGGATTTGGGTTCATTGTAAGTAGACTTTGCCATAAATAAATGCTGCCTGGGATCACTGCATAAGCTCTTGGTCCACCCAGGTCCGACGTGTTGGAGTGGGGCTCAGCGACCCTCAGCCTAGCTGCTGCCCTGGAGGTGGATTTCAGTCTCTGCGTGCCGGCCGGCTCCCAGAGTTGCGAGAGGCCGGCTCCGCGGTCTCCCAGCTACCTCCCGGCTGACTTTTCACCTTCCGCTCCCCTTTCCTCCTAGTCTCGACCCTACTACACCACCGTCCCCTCCCAAGTCCCGGGCAGTGAGAAGATGCCCGGCATGGGGGGCAGCCGGAGCCTCCCTTTAGCAGCCAGAGTAGGAAGGGGGCTTAGTGAGGGAGCCCAGACCCAAACTTCATCCGCAGCTTTCTTCGGCGGACCTTACCCTCTCCTCCTTCAGTGGCATTTTGGCATCTATTGTCGTCATATCTGTCTGCTGCCCCACTTAATCTACAAATCGCTCACGGGTCGGAGGCAGGACCCGTGCGTTTTCAGATGTACTAGCTGGGCTGTTCTAACTGCAGGGAAAAAGCTTACAAAACaagagttaattttaaaaacGTTTCAAAGaaagatgtgtttttaaaaataagttaataaaataacACTCCCTTTTCCCTCCtggcagtgttttaaaattattgtttgaaACAAGGTGTCAGTTTAAGAATGGTGTTTATAATTAACTTCATTTAAacagtaatatttattaaattttaattgcagaactgtaagaaaacaaaaatggtttTTAATCCTACCACCCACAGATTAACACTTGTTGAAATAATGtcattgtttttaaactttcaattttTTAGCTCAGTGAGAGCATTTTTAATTAACTCTCTTTCAAACTGAACCTAGCTGCCTGTCAATATTTGCTCCTAACAATGCCAGTTAGTAAACGGACtgattgtttctttcatttttattatgagacatttcaaacatatatttaaaacaaaaccagatAGAATAACATAAACGTATCCTGCTTCATTAACTATCAAAACTCAGGGCTAATCTTCTTCCCGTCTGTAAATGAGCTGCTTTTTGCATATGGTACAACAAAAAGAATGAGGGGAGGTTTGAGCCTGGGGAACCTGCCGTGGCAGCCTGTCCTTCCAGGTGAAGACCCTGAGATGGAGAGATGGTTTGGACAGAGCTTCCCAGGTGGGCAAACACGATTTTAAATACCTGCCTCCCTGCTAACTTACTGtgtaaccctgggcaagtcacttaacctctctgagctctggTTTCCTCATTGAGAAAATAGTTGTTTAATGATTAAAGGTACCTCATATGAGCTCAAATAATATTAATCCCCATCCCTAGTCCCTTCCCTTTAAGGTAGTATGTCAGATTAGTAGCATAAGAAGATCCAAACCTGTGTGTCCTCTTAGTCCAGCGTTCTTCCTCCCTTATGCAGTTTCCGTCATCAACATTGCCTTTCTGTTGCCCTCATAACTTATCATACGGAGCCAGGCTATATAATTAGCTACTTCTCTATCCGCCTCTTGGTACTTACCAGGCAAGCTTACCTGTCATTTCCAGCTATCAGCTATTTGTCAAGCATCAGTCACCCCCAACAGCCCCCCTGCCATGCATTTCTACTGTTAATATCTGTATCTGTCTCCAGAGCTCTCTAATCTGTCCCACCCCGTAGCTGTTTTACATCTAGCCATATACTTCTGTCTGCTCTCATTAAACTGCCTCCCCaaaactggctaatttatatttcCGATTTTCTATTAGTTATATGTTCTTCCTAACAATAAGAACTATTTACCCATTTGTTCATTATCTTTGTCATCTATTTTACCTTCTGTGTTTCCACCATTCATCTCAAACTTCATCTCCATAGAGCTATTTCGCAACTGACAAACAGTATATTCATATGTCTGGTAATGGTTATCTATTATTGGCTCTGGCTTTGTCTTCTCTCTgggtctgggcctcagtttctgtaTCTGTGAGATTGAATGACACAAATTCCAGGGTTTTTTCTAGTGCTGAGTTTCTGTGACTCCTCTACATTCtacttctctgtgtttctgtaTACTACCTCCTCCACATTCTCAGAGCTCACCACACAACCCCTGCCTATCATGATATGCATCAAACTTTGTTGTTATTACTTAATTATCTGCCATGTCCAAACATCAATCTGTAGACCAGCAGTATGCGTCTCTCAGGGAGatcttaaaatacagattcctgggttTCACCCAGGAGATTCTCTTAGGAAGTCCAGGATAGGGTGcaggaaaaagtttaaaaacagttATTTGGGTGATCATGATTAATAACAGGCCTGAGCATCTTagctctgggaggcagaggccaagcCTGTCTGTTTCTTACAGGACCCAGCTCAGTGCCCGGGATGgagtacatgctcaataaacatgtattgaatTAATGAGCACATTTCTCTTTGCCCATACAAATACACACTAACTTTATCAGTCATTCCCCTTGCTCTCTGCTGTCATTGctccctccctgtccctctcctTCTATCTTTCCCTTGTACTTTCACAGCTGATTGTTGATTTAGATTATGCATATACCAGTTTGTGGATAAAACTTCTCGGAGGGTTACTCAGATCAGTGTGTGAATGAGCTCTTAATCCAGATCTCAGAAGTCTGTGCACTCCCCAAGCTTTAGCCGGGTGCTAGGAGGTGGGCAACCTGGGTGACTCTGTGTGTTTAGTGGGAGTGGGGTATTCGTGCTGGGATGGCCAGTGCCTCAATCTAGGAGATGAGGGAAGAGCCCTGGGCAAGGGCTAGTTCTCCCTTCAGGTTCTAATGACTTGTTCCTCACTGCTTGGGTGCCGCCCTGGAGTATGACCAGGAAGGTACCAGTCTAAGCTTCAGTCCTGGTGGCTGGTTGGGCAGACCTGGGCCTGGGTCATTGCAGAGGCTCAAGTTTAATGAGTATGTGTAATGGGTGTGTGCAACATGTGTCTGCCCATGTGGGGCACCAACGGGCTTTATGTGATTGATGCCCAAAGGTCAGATGATAGCATAGGTACACATTAGATGCCATTAGGCAGTCATATGACATGGAGTGCAGCTTGCATGCTtttgtgtgtgttcgtgtgtgtgtcgGGGGCAGGGGTAAGTTAGTTTTAGGGGGAGTGAGAGAAAGCACCTGGTTGCTCCAGGCTGATCAACTGGTCAGTGTTTCCAGCTACTCCTTCTGCTCTGAACAGATCAGCAGGTGTTTCTTGACCTTGCCTGGGTTAGAGTTTAGCTGAGCGGTGAAGGCAAAGGGTACAGAAACGTGGCCTGTGGCTTTGAAGATTTCTTACTGAGTGATGAAGGCTAAGTGCAAAGCTTGCACATTTGTGAAACATGCACAGGAAGAATGACTAGGGTCCCCTTTGAGGTCACAGCTGTGGGCTGAGGGGTGTCAGGATAGAAACGCTTGAGAAGATGGCTCCAGGAGGCCTCAGACCTGGAAGACTTGGGGGGATGCCTAGGATCCTAGGTTGGAGGGAAAGAAGGGCAGGgtttgaggcaggcagatgaagATAGAGCCACCATCTTGGAGCCCAAGGGCAGGGAGATCTTGGGAGGCAGGAGTTACGGTCACCTGCCTATGGCTTTTTCCCCTCAGAGGCATGGAAAGGAGGATTTGGAGGGTCCTTTCCTGCTCTGGAATGTTCTGGCCTTAGAGGGATGGATAAGAGGGGGATATCCAAGTGACCTGAATTTTAGGGAAAAATCAAGAGACATTTGTTCCTAGCTCACGGTGTGTCCACATCTCTTCTCTAAGTCTTGGCTTTTCTTCAAGAACTTCTGCATCTCATGTTCCAGGAGTCCTGTGTGGGAGGATGAGGGGGAGATAAAGGAGATTAGAGTGGTTCTGTGAGGAGCTGGGACCAACATGTCCTGAGGTGAATCTTATGATGTCTccctgagagagacagaggaagggtCCAGGCTGGGCTGAAAGAGGAGGAGACAGGGAGGCTTAGGGAGATCATGGTTATGGTTGGTGGGGAGCTGGAGGTGACCTCAGCTTACTGAGGTGAAGGTTGAACTTAGCATGGCATTGATTGGGCTTGACCTTGAGAGTGGGAACAGCCCACATGATCAAATGATAGGAAATGGGTCCCCAGGGAAGAGAGAAAGCTGAGGGGTGACTTGACTGATATCTCCAGGCTCCTGTCCATTCTGGGATATTTGAAATCTTTGAAGACAGGACACGTATTCACCTGAAAGTGTGCAGGGGCCTGGAGCCACAGACTTTTCCATTTGCAGGAGTGGTGAAAAAGAAGGGATCCAGACCTCGTTCATTCAGAATAGCAGATTATTCCAAAGTAAAGTCTGATTAGTTCTGAAATATCGGCTGGAGCCATAGTTTGCTTGTTTGTTAgttcatttttccctttgttcttGCATGCATGTCTTCATTTATTAATGCATACATTGATCAGTCCTCTAGCAAACTGATACATTCATTCATCCATAGCAGTTTCACCTTCTTCATTCTGCCTGACTCAAGCCAACCCTTCTTCTGCCCAGCAGTAGGTGTCCCTCCTCCAACTTCCCCTAAAAGTGGCCAATCCAATTTACCATGTGGAATATTAAAAACTGGCCCTCTTGCAAAAGTGTCCACAAAACTAAGAAAAAGATCCAGTTTCTCCATCATTGAGCACTTCTCAAAGCCTTTGCTGATTAGAATTCTACCCCTCTTCTGttcattttctcctgttttccagGTCTGGCCCAGGTA encodes:
- the EMX1 gene encoding homeobox protein EMX1 → MCLAGCTPRKAAAPGRGALPRARLPRTAPAAATMFQPAAKRGFTIESLVAKDGGTGGGTGGGGAGSHLLAAAASEEPLRPTALNYPHPSAAEAAFVSGFPAAAAAGAGRSLYGGPELVFPEAMNHPALTVHPAHQLGASPLQPPHSFFGAQHRDPLHFYPWVLRNRFFGHRFQASDVPQDGLLLHGPFARKPKRIRTAFSPSQLLRLERAFEKNHYVVGAERKQLAGSLSLSETQVKVWFQNRRTKYKRQKLEEEGPESEQKKKGSHHINRWRIATKQANGEDIDVTSND
- the EMX1 gene encoding homeobox protein EMX1 isoform X1; amino-acid sequence: MVASDVPQDGLLLHGPFARKPKRIRTAFSPSQLLRLERAFEKNHYVVGAERKQLAGSLSLSETQVKVWFQNRRTKYKRQKLEEEGPESEQKKKGSHHINRWRIATKQANGEDIDVTSND